From a single Phacochoerus africanus isolate WHEZ1 chromosome 11, ROS_Pafr_v1, whole genome shotgun sequence genomic region:
- the LOC125110703 gene encoding putative olfactory receptor 52P1, producing MSHWQVSKLSLTTTNSFYDALFNRSSFTTFTLMGIPGLESQHLWLSFPFSFMFLATLIGNGAILFLVATEPTLHTPMYLLLALLMAADLISTLALVPKLLFLFWFNDRDIAANACFTQRFFIHGASVVRSALLVAMAFDRFVAVCEPLRYNTIMSHFLVGRLGLVALAKGVILILPMPLLLQRLTFCRMAMPHTYCDHMAVVKLACDDTRPNRIYGLFVLLLVVGLDLLLIGFSYGLILQAVIRLNSRDATCKALNTCSAHLFVILVTYGPALFSSLTHRIGHNIPPHAHILLANLYLLLPSVFNPIIYGIKMKEIQTKVAKCLCRGPP from the coding sequence ATGTCTCACTGGCAGGTATCCAAACTGTCTTTAACAACCACCAACAGCTTCTACGATGCCCTCTTCAACCGCTCCAGCTTTACAACCTTCACTTTGATGGGCATACCTGGCTTAGAGTCACAGCACTTGTGgctatcttttcctttctccttcatgtttttggccaccctcatTGGAAATGGTGCCATCCTCTTCCTGGTGGCCACAGAGCCCACACTTCACACACCCATGTACCTTCTCCTAGCTCTGCTGATGGCGGCTGACCTCATATCCACTCTGGCTCTGGTGCCtaaactcctctttctcttctggttCAATGATCGGGATATAGCGGCCAATGCCTGTTTCACTCAGAGGTTTTTCATCCATGGAGCATCTGTGGTACGATCAGCCCTACTTGTTGCAATGGCCTTTGACCGATTCGTGGCTGTGTGTGAGCCATTACGCTACAACACCATCATGAGCCATTTCTTAGTTGGACGCCTAGGACTTGTAGCTCTAGCCAAGGGTGTGATTCTCATCCTACCAATGCCTCTGCTGCTTCAAAGGTTGACCTTCTGCCGTATGGCCATGCCTCACACCTACTGTGACCACATGGCTGTGGTGAAACTGGCTTGTGATGACACCAGACCTAACCGTATCTATGGGCTCTTTGTGCTTCTGCTTGTGGTGGGACTTGATTTACTGCTGATTGGCTTCTCCTATGGTCTCATCCTGCAGGCCGTGATACGCCTCAATTCTCGAGATGCCACCTGCAAAGCCCTTAACACCTGCTCAGCCCACCTTTTTGTCATCCTTGTCACTTATGGCCCtgccctcttttcctccctcacgCACCGCATTGGTCACAATATCCCGCCTCATGCCCACATTCTCCTTGCCAATCTCTACCTTCTCCTGCCTTCAGTGTTCAACCCCATTATCTATGgcataaagatgaaagaaatacaAACCAAGGTGGCCAAATGCCTGTGCAGAGGACCTCCATAG
- the LOC125110903 gene encoding putative olfactory receptor 52P1, protein MSGCNASQRHPSVFLLQGVPGMEDRQRWLSVPFSAMYLVTVVGNCAIVFTISAERSLHKPMFLLLCMLALTDLGMSTSTVPKVLGLFWFGRSEISYGGCLAQLFFIHSISALQSAVLTAMAFDRYVAICEPLRYAALLSNGRIGLIGLASVGRAMLLILPMPVLLQHLPFRPGRVIPATYCEHMAVVKVVCVDTTANRVYGLAVALLVAGGDVAAIASSYVLIVRAVLRLSSKEAHRKAVHTCTAHVSVMLLSYTPSLFSFLSHRFGRGIPPHVHSILGSLYFLVPPMLNPIIYAVKTKEFRDKWTKYDCWRKEPLNITHGKTPV, encoded by the coding sequence ATGAGCGGTTGCAACGCCTCCCAGCGCCACCCCTCCGTCTTCCTTCTCCAAGGCGTCCCTGGGATGGAGGACAGGCAGCGCTGGCTCTCCGTCCCCTTCAGTGCCATGTACCTCGTCACCGTCGTCGGGAACTGCGCCATCGTCTTCACCATCTCCGCCGAGCGCTCCCTGCACAAGCCCATGTTCCTGCTGCTGTGCATGCTGGCCCTCACGGACCTGGGCATGTCCACCAGCACCGTGCCCAAGGTGCTGGGCCTCTTCTGGTTTGGCCGGAGCGAGATCAGCTACGGGGGCTGCCTGGCCCAgctcttcttcatccactccatCTCTGCCTTGCAGTCGGCCGTCCTCACGGCCATGGCCtttgaccgctacgtggccatctgcgaGCCCCTGCGCTACGCCGCCCTCCTCTCCAACGGTCGCATTGGGCTCATTGGCCTGGCGAGTGTGGGGAGAGCCATGCTGCTGATTCTCCCCATGCCCGTGCTCCTCCAGCACCTGCCCTTCCGCCCCGGACGCGTCATCCCCGCCACCTACTGCGAGCACATGGCAGTGGTGAAGGTGGTCTGTGTGGACACCACGGCCAACAGGGTGTACGGCCTGGCGGTGGCCCTGCTGGTTGCTGGGGGGGACGTCGCAGCCATTGCCTCGTCCTACGTGCTGATCGTCCGGGCCGTCCTGCGGCTCTCTTCCAAGGAAGCCCACCGAAAAGCGGTCCACACCTGCACCGCCCACGTCTCTGTCATGCTGCTCTCTTACACCCCttcactgttttcatttctcagtcACCGCTTTGGCCGAGGAATTCCACCTCACGTGCACAGCATCCTTGGCAGCCTGTATTTCCTTGTGCCTCCAATGCTCAATCCTATCATTTACGCCGTGAAAACCAAGGAGTTTCGGGACAAATGGACAAAATACGACTGCTGGAGAAAGGAACCCTTAAACATTACCCATGGAAAGACACCTGTGTGA
- the LOC125110508 gene encoding olfactory receptor 52D1-like, giving the protein MISASVPNASFHPSLFILLGIPGMRDQHIWAAIPFCSMYILALVANSAILYIVARERTLREPMYLFLCLLSITDVFLCSTTLPKMLAIFWLKSHVISYRGCLTQMFFVHAIFATESAVLLAMAFDRYVAICRPLHYTSILNAAVIGKMGLACVIRGSLFVFPFVVLIERLPFCGHHIISHTYCEHMGIAKLACASIKPNTIYGLTVALSVTGMDAVLIATSYGLILRAVLRLPSKDAQCRAFSTCGAHVCVILVFYVPAFFSFFTHRFGHQVPPHVHIVLANLYLLLPPVLNPLVYGVNTKQIRLRIIGLFMGRR; this is encoded by the coding sequence ATGATTTCTGCCTCTGTCCCCAAtgcatccttccatccttccctgtTTATTTTACTTGGAATCCCCGGGATGAGGGACCAGCACATCTGGGCTGCCATCCCCTTCTGCTCCATGTACATCCTTGCCCTGGTCGCGAACAGCGCCATCCTCTACATCGTCGCGAGGGAAAGAACTCTGCGCGAGCCAATGTACCTCTTCCTGTGCCTGCTCTCCATCACCGACGTCTTCCTCTGTTCAACCACGCTGCCCAAAATGCTAGCAATCTTCTGGCTCAAGTCCCATGTAATTTCCTACCGTGGCTGCCTCACCCAGATGTTTTTTGTGCATGCAATCTTTGCCACGGAATCAGCTGTTCTGCTGGCCATGGCTtttgaccgctatgtggccatctgccgCCCCCTGCATTACACATCCATCCTCAATGCCGCAGTGATCGGGAAGATGGGTCTGGCATGTGTGATCCGTGGCTCTCtctttgttttcccctttgtCGTCCTCATCGAACGCTTGCCCTTCTGTGGACACCACATCATCTCCCACACCTACTGTGAGCACATGGGCATTGCCAAGCTGGCCTGTGCCAGCATCAAGCCCAACACCATTTACGGTCTCACGGTGGCCCTTTCGGTCACTGGCATGGATGCGGTCCTCATCGCCACCTCCTACGGCTTGATCCTGCGGGCGGTGCTGCGCCTGCCCTCGAAGGATGCCCAATGCCGAGCGTTTAGCACTTGCGGGGCCCACGTATGTGTGATCCTTGTATTTTATGtacctgcctttttttcctttttcacccaCCGCTTTGGCCACCAGGTACCTCCTCATGTCCACATCGTACTGGCAAATCTCTATCTCCTCTTACCCCCTGTCCTCAACCCCCTGGTCTACGGCGTTAACACCAAACAGATCCGCCTGAGGATTATTGGCCTTTTTATGGGGAGGAGGTAG
- the LOC125111390 gene encoding olfactory receptor 52H1-like, which translates to MMATFNLSSFNPGSFILLGIPGLEQFHLWIGIPFFIIYLVALAGNSLLLYLISKERSLHEPMFFFLSMLAATDLILSNTCVPQTFRIFWLGPQEITFSGCLTQMFFLHYSFAVDSATLLAMAFDRYVAICFPLRYTTILTRQIITKIGMGVVSRSFCIILPCVFLLKRLPFCRTPIIPHTYCEHIGVAQLACADIAVNIWYGFAVPVMTVTSDLILIGISYALILRAVFRLPSRDARQKALNTCGSHVCVILMFYTPAMFSVLTHRFGRNIPHSFHILVANLYVAVPPALNPVIYGAKTKQIREKIVPPFFLKGTGRGNRIPLLGDEYPERRGKDRSKYSGGRPQLRSQLIVGNNHLSCCRKPDMERREKPGRYEAEKSPLQNPAQAGKGHRWSHLLLHFPNPLALATRVFLNLLQFVKYASLQGLDN; encoded by the exons ATGATGGCCACATTCAACTTGAGCAGCTTCAATCCAGGCTCATTCATCCTGCTGGGAATCCCAGGGCTGGAACAATTCCACCTCTGGATTGGGATTCCCTTCTTTATCATCTACCTGGTGGCCCTTGCAGGCAACAGCCTTCTCCTCTACCTTATTTCCAAGGAGCGCAGCCTTCACGAGCCCAtgttcttcttcctctccatGCTGGCCGCGACAGACCTCATCCTGTCTAATACATGTGTACCCCAAACCTTCAGGATCTTCTGGCTAGGTCCTCAGGAAATCACCTTTTCAGGATGCCTCACTCAGATGTTTTTTCTTCACTACAGCTTTGCTGTGGATTCTGCCACCCTCCTGGCCATGGCATTTGATCGCTACGTTGCTATCTGCTTCCCCCTAAGATATACCACGATTCTCACTCGGCAGATTATTACTAAGATTGGCATGGGTGTTGTCAGCAGGAGCTTTTGTATCATCTTACCCTGTGTGTTCCTATTGAAGCGACTGCCTTTTTGCCGAACGCCCATCATTCCCCACACATACTGTGAGCACATAGGTGTTGCCCAGCTGGCCTGTGCGGACATCGCTGTCAATATCTGGTACGGCTTTGCTGTGCCTGTAATGACGGTCACCTCAGACCTGATCCTCATTGGCATCTCCTATGCGCTCATCCTTCGGGCTGTCTTCCGCCTCCCATCCCGGGATGCCCGCCAGAAAGCCCTCAACACGTGTGGTTCCCATGTTTGTGTCATTCTTATGTTCTACACACCAGCCATGTTCTCTGTCCTCACTCACCGTTTTGGTCGCAATATTCCTCACTCCTTCCACATACTGGTCGCCAACCTCTACGTAGCCGTTCCTCCTGcacttaatccagtcatctatggGGCGAAGACCAAGCAGATTCGGGAAAAGATCGTCCCGCCCTTCTTCCTTAAAGGGACTGGAAGAGGAAACAG AATCCCATTACTAGGCGATGAGTACCCCGAGCGACGTGGAAAAGACAGGTCTAAATATTCTGGTGGACGGCCCCAGTTGAGATCCCAGCTAATAGTCGGCAACAACCACCTGTCATGTTG CAGGAAGCCAGAcatggaaagaagagagaaaccaGGCAGGTACGAGGCTGAGAAATCTCCACTGCAGAATCCCGCACAAGCCGGCAAAGGACATCGCTGGTCTCATCTTCTGCTGCATTTCCCTAATCCCCTTGCTCTTGCCACACGCGTCTTCTTGAACCTTCTCCAGTTCGTCAAGTACGCGTCCCTTCAGGGCCTTGATAATTGA
- the LOC125111750 gene encoding olfactory receptor 52H1-like: MYNLSCYSPGSFTLAGIPGLERFHVWIGIPFCAIYILAVVGNGTLLSLIAVEDSLREPMFFFLSMLATTDLLLPTATVPKLLSNLWLGSQEITFTGCLTQMFFLHFSFVVDSATLLAMALDRYVAICFPLRYASILTPQGMVKLAVSIVGRSFSVILPDVFLLKRLPFCGTRTIPHTYCEHIGVAQLSSADISVNIWYGFSVPLMTVISDVLFIAVSYIFILRAVFQLSSQGARHKALGTCGSHVCVLLVFYTPAFFSILAHRFGHRVPRNVLILFANLYVAIPPALNPVVYGVKTKQIQDRFLLLFSLKKTP; encoded by the coding sequence ATGTATAACCTGAGCTGTTACAGCCCTGGTTCCTTTACCCTGGCTGGAATACCTGGCCTGGAGAGGTTCCACGTCTGGATCGGGATTCCCTTCTGTGCCATCTACATTCTGGCTGTTGTGGGCAACGGGACCCTCCTCTCCCTCATTGCTGTTGAGGACAGCCTCCGAGAGCCCATGTTTTTCTTCCTGTCCATGCTGGCCACCACAGACCTCCTCCTGCCTACTGCCACGGTGCCCAAGCTGCTCAGTAACCTCTGGCTTGGCTCCCAGGAAATAACCTTCACTGGGTGCCTCACCCAGATGTTCTTCCTCCACTTCAGCTTTGTGGTGGACTCAGCCACCCTGCTGGCCATGGCACTggatcgctatgtggccatctgcttCCCCCTGAGATACGCCTCCATCCTGACGCCGCAGGGGATGGTCAAGCTCGCGGTGAGCATTGTGGGGAGAAGCTTCTCGGTCATCCTCCCGGATGTTTTTCTGCTGAAACGCTTACCCTTCTGCGGGACCCGTACCATCCCCCACACGTACTGCGAGCACATAGGTGTCGCTCAGCTTTCCTCTGCCGACATCTCCGTCAACATCTGGTACGGATTTTCTGTGCCTCTCATGACGGTCATCTCGGATGTGCTCTTTATTGCCGTCTCCTACATCTTCATCCTCCGCGCTGTCTTTCAGCTCTCCTCCCAAGGTGCCCGCCACAAGGCGCTGGGCACCTGCGGCTCCCACGTCTGTGTCCTCCTCGTGTTTTACACGCCTGCCTTCTTCTCTATCCTCGCTCATCGCTTCGGGCACCGTGTGCCTCGAAATGTGCTCATCCTGTTTGCCAACCTCTACGTGGCCATCCCTCCGGCTCTCAATCCTGTGGTTTACGGAGTGAAGACCAAGCAGATCCAGGACAgatttcttctcctcttttctttgaaGAAGACACCATGA